The genomic region AACAAAGTGAATAGAAGGAGACCAAACAAAACCCATTTTTAGATGAAAACCAAAGCCATTTACCTTTCACGGGAaagtagaaaaggaaaaagaaaattaaaaaaaaaaccataccTTGAAGGAAAAAAGATCAAAAGATATATATCTTTGAAGATAAATGGCAAGTCCTCTTCCACTACTACTTTATAAATCAGACTTCtattcaaataaaatgaaagaaggGAAAGTAGTTCAAAGAATTGATGCAAAAGTTGaaagaaccaaagaaaaagtGATTTTGGTTGGTATGGAGTAATAAAAAATACTGTTGGTGTGTTTAAATGAAGGTGAAAAAGTAATTCGGCACCCAAATGTGATTTTGGTTGCAACAAAAGCTAAATTTTTTTGCTTCTGCGTTTTGCCAATTTTTAGCATTTGAAAAgtattttttctctcaaaagtGTCTTatctaagaatatttttatCTCAAAAGTGTTTTTTGTCCCAAAATTGCTTCTTAGAAGCATTGCTAAACTAACCTTATTctccatagtctccttatcattttttctcttggtgattatgaaaattcctttgatttctaagtaaaaataatgaatttttaatgaaaggacaaaattgtaaagaaatcaaaactttatttcttctctttttcatgGACGCTGGAAGCTTTGGTGATAGATGAAGAactttcttcatctttctttcttttatattaattttaattaaataaaatattaataaatatattataatgaaataataataaaatattcaaccaATCATGTTTCAACACTTTTCATCCTTAATTATTACACCatataattatctaatttgGGTAATGACTATTTTACCCTTCATGTTTCTTCTAAATTCCATCTTTGAATTcttacttaatttggtaaaattataatttaatccatcatatttctatacttttcaatttggtccttgcACACCAAATTCATGTAATAAGAAATTGGATTGTTTTCACTTTTGtcctttaattttatcatatttatgcttcaacccttaaaattttagataattataCTTGCacctcaaaattttttacatctttacaatttggttcttactttaatttagtatacCACAACATACTTCTCAATTCAACTTTCTTTGATACTCCTCAACCTTCTCTTTTGtcactttcattttcttattttactttatcaGGAAATCAATGGCACCCAATTCTCACTTAATATTACCTTTATAACATAACGATTttcggggtgttacacaacactactaaaaaaatattttttaaatgtaatgattaaaacataatttgaagaaaaagtAGGCTGGTGCCCCCTAACATAGTGGCAGCATCGTTGGGCACTGTTAAAAATTacccattttcataaataaattttctcctaacccattttcgtaattaattaattttttttgaattattcataTAGAAAAGCCTAGGTTGGAGAGTCTAGGTCTATATAAACCCCATTAGGAAATCTCTTACTTTCCTATGTGGGATCCAAGTCTCGTACTTCGTAGTTGGTACATAACAATCCACTACACTCTGCAACCTCGATGCCCACGCGGGCTAGCTATGCACTAGCTTAATCTAGTTCTGGGCAAACAATGCAATGTCGGCACCACCACTCACGTCGCACAATTGCAACTAAGAAACATGATGGTTGGCTGTGATACCAATTTATATGAACCTTTAGAGAACCATATCCCAAAAGCTAGCTATTGAGATTGGAGAGCCTAGATCCATATAAACCCCATTAGGAAATCCTTTCTTTCCTATGtagaattcaaattttatatcttgCGATTGACACAACATCAAAcccattaatatatatacattcaaataAACAAAGATCACCAATGGAGAGTCTTTTCTCTACTCTTCATCTTTACAATAGTGTAGACAACAGTTCTATGATTGGTAAGTACAAGGAGGTCTTCtattatgaaaacataatttcattttcattttttactctttattcttttcttttcttttttgaataatattaataaataaaaattataattataataatataaaaatgataataaccaaacaattataaaataataaatttaaactcatGATATTTGTATTCAATTATCATTGTgaagtaattattattatttaattaaatgataattatttgagactagaaattttatcacacgTGTATTCGTGGAAATCACAATTTTagaacataaattttatttaaaaaaacatacaataaacaatgaaactaatggtttgaaactaattaattataataacacatgaaatatgtacaatattaaaataaaaatatatattaaattatgagtaaaatgaaaattaaacacataaatacatcaaataaataatactaaatgtactacaattatttatcatggttTTGACTTATTATCAATTATGAGCTAATgttaacttgtgacaccaactcaattagcatatacaattgatgaagataataaattgtgcatattacaataaaatgtatacaatatattaaaatgaagttttggttgaatggtaaatttaagattttattaatttcaattggTATGTGTTCAAATCCATCATAtgcattttatttgttttttttcaataaaaagactaaataacttattttaattacgacttgaataatataatttattttaattatggaaaGATGCTTCCATAATATCTCTAATTGAGTTAGTGACCTAGTTGAGGGTAGGGGTGAGCGTTTGATCAAatcgaatgaaaaattttgtgttaattgagttgacgaatcttattttatcattctaactcgatttaaaattttattgaatcgaatcgagtgaaatgaaattcgtgtcgaatcgaatcgagtgaaattgtttgagttaaattaaaaaattaaacatgtcaaattaaaatattattatggtataactaattccatattggagtacataaatttgaaatcatatatacTTTAAAgctttttcaaagcaaaatagtaaaaactaagatatttttagtataaacttgaatcattaattaatttattagtttgaaaagttttaaaattttaactttctttatatattatttataatttttttaaattattataattttttaaaatataaattttgaaatttttataaatattttgaattttaacaattattttgattttttttgaaatttttgttgagagagacccATTTgctctttttcaaaattgatagggacCAAAGGAGTATTTACAtcaatttgttatttgattattcgaattgtaaaattcaactcgattcaaacctgaaactcgaattacttattcgaattgactcgaataacttgatttgataaactcaaaattcaattttttttaatcgaatTGAGTTTTGCTCACTTCTAATTGATGGTGACATTAGCTCAGTAGAACACTTAATAGAAGCTTAAATTGTGcatattacattaaaaatgtataaaatgcattaaaatgaagttttgttgagtgataaatttaaaattttactaatccAATTGATGCAAGTTCAAATATCATTGTAtatattcttattttcttttttcttttaagaaaagactaaattacTCTGAAATAATATCCTAACTGAGTTGAtgacttttaaaagattaaattaccttaaaataatatttttaaattgtgaaAGAACATTTCCGTAATATCTAACTCAGTTGATAACTtctttaaaaggattaaattactttaaaatgatataacttattataattaagaaaagaaattttgtaatatttaattacattgGTGATTCGGTTGAAGGtgattattataaaattgtagCCAACTTTACAACAATTAATTGCTAGATTTGTCAGGTTGTCTCGTTAtctaataaaaatgaataaattaaggATTATTTGGGTAATTTACTCAAAAAGAATAATCTTTACCCTAGTGAGCCAGATACGAAAGAAAGTCCAAGAACCCGTCTTTTGTAAGTTACAAAGATGATAGAGCTTGGTATCATAATTATTCTCCAAGCAAGTTAAATATGATTGTTTTCCCATTTGTgattaaacaaaatcaaaatctttaagCAAGGAATCAGTTCGAAGGTGGTGGAAAATTTATATTCGACAAAAGCTTTTCCCGCAAAGGTAAGGGCTTTAATAGTTCTCAGATGTGCATTTTCTTCATAGAAATCCACGCTCCACCTATTAAAACTTCATCTTTTGGCTTTTCCAGGTCGTACCCAGATCCAATTTCTTCTTATTTTAAGCTCATTATTgctctcaatttcttttaaccTATTGTTTTCTTGCAGGTTTGATTCTTATAGATAAGTTTCAATGCCCAACAACAAGTCTAAACCCAGACCAAGCCGAATGTCTGTTTACCTTTACATTCCCAATATTATTGGTTAGTTCCTGTTCTCAACTTTTGGGTTCTTAATGGGTTTTGAGTTTGAAAGCTCTTTGTAGTTATCCATGAATAATTCCATTTTGGGTTCTTTGAGTTTTATgcgttttcaaattttgattgtaGGGTATATAAGAATTCTGTTGAATTGCTATGCTTTTGCTATATGCTTTTCCAGCAAAAGACTTTTTGCTGCTCTGTATTTTCTAAGGTGAGATTTGCATCTAAGATAGGAAGCTTTGTCAGCTTTTCGGAATGATAAATTGGTGGTCTTGAACTTGATTAAATTTGGGATTGCAGCTTTGTTTGTGATGCTGTGGATGGTTGGTGTGCTCGCAAATTCAACCAAGGTATGATTTGtacagtttttttttatcttcaaaGTTACGAAAGTAGTCCAAGCAATAATGTAAACGTGGAATGTATGCATTTACATACCAGTTTTAGGGTGAAATATAGCACATAGAGGaatttaattgctaaaatcgTAATTCTCCGGGGGATGTTGAAAGGAGTGCATGTCATGTAGAAGCGGCATCTCTAAGATGCGAAATCTTATATACCTTTTCCTTTGTTCTTCATTGTTCAGCTTCAACATTTGGAGCTGTCCTGGACATGGTAACGGATAGGTAAACTATCTCTCTTTAGTTGAGACTGTCATTAACTTTTAAAGCTatcttaataatatatatttactatgTACTTTTTCCATAAACGAGAGTAGAATATTTTAGTTACGCAGTTGTCTCAATGATTCTGTAATTCAGGATTAGCACTGCTTGTCTACTGGTTATACTTTCTCAAGTGTATAGGTAAGTATTAGTCTATTAGttcatttgtatttatattGCCAAATTGATATACTTGCACCTGCTATATATATCCGTCACGTTTAATGCAGGCCTAGCTTGGTTTTCTTGTCATTACTAGCCCTAGATATTGCTAGTCACTGGCTGCAGATGTACAGGTAGCACTTttccttaaaatatatatttcattccatatttttgtttcttttctcgTTAACTCTTCATATTTAAATTGCAGTTCATTTCTAGTTGGTAAGGCTAGTCATAAAGATGTGAAGGACAGCTCCAATTGGCTTTTCAAGCTTTACTATGGGAACCGGATGTTTATGGGTTATTGTTGTGTGGCTTGTGAGGTAATTATAGATTTATAACCCTTTCCATCTTATCTACATTGTCATGTTTTGGGTACTTGTATATTTGATCAAATTATCTTGACTTTGTAGGTTCTTTACATAGCCTTATTTCTTATCTCGAGTAAACATACTGAAAATTTGATGGATGTAAGTCTGGAATCTTGTATAATGTTTTCTTTCCCATTTGCATTGCTGATTCCTTTGCAATTTGATTTCtgattactttttattttatcatttcaggTTGTAGTGACTACCCTGAAACAGGGTTCACCTCTTTCTCTTCTTGTTGCTATAAGCTTATTGGGATGCTCTATCAAGCAGGTCATCAATATTATACAGGTAGCTACATATGCCTCATAACTTGATCCAAATTGCCTGAATTTGATTTAACTCCACATTTCCTGTTAAATTGATGTAATGGTCATTTGGATATTTGAAGGTTGGTAACTGTTTGTTTCTTCGGATGGTCTAAATTGGTTGGTATACGGATGTATGAATACTTAATATTCAATGTGACATGAAAAAGGATGCTTGCATTGCATTTTGAGCTGTACATAAGTTTGCTTCAAGCATCATACTAAGTAGCTGTTGTGTGATCTTGTATCTTACTGGAGTTTATTTGGTGGTTTCAGATGAAGACAGCTGCAGATGCATGTGTGCTTTACGACACTGAAAAAAAGCAGAAGCGATAACTGATTCGAGTTTCGAAGAGCAGAGTTTTGTTTCTGGCATCGACTGCTTAAATCTTAAGGTATAGATGTTGACACTGATGAATCACAttccaaataaatattttgttcagGGGGACGAGGCATCCCGTCTTTTTCTGTTTAATGAAATTGCCGATGCAACTGAATCACATGGTTTGTGTGCATATCGATGATGTATCAAACGTTGTGGAACTGGAGGGCTTAAATGTGTTGCATCATATTTCTcccatctttttaaaaatttcttttggcTTGAGACTATATGTACATTCAGCTTTGTTGAAACTAAAGTCCCAAGTGATTGAATTCTAAATTTAGCTGTGTccaaatattgaattttgtgaCATGTGCATGTAAAAGCGTTCAGTAGATGCCACTGTGGCCACTACTAGCATCAAGCAATTAAACCAGAGAAACATAATCACTTATGGTTTAACAAACATTAAATTCTAACCATAAAAGGAGGATATTTTTTTTACGGACGGTTTTACAAACAAACAAGATAAGGTAACAGGGAATAAAGATGCTGCTCAGATGTTGctgaaaacaaatttgaattttctttctaacATCCTCACTAAATGCTATAGAAGCTGGACTGAATATCTTGAAAGCCAGGTCAGGTAGATCAATAGAGACTAAATCCGAAAAATTGGCTTACGATAATGGCTACTCCAAGAGCAATTGCTACAAGAGAAGATGCCCATGTAAGTTTCTCAGTAATTCTGGGAATCCTATCTTTTAATGCTTGACTGCATGAGCCTATAAACACCGTATAGCTTCCCATTGCCACCACAGTTCCGAGCAAGAACATGATAAGGAATGCAGCACCGGCCACACGAGATGGTAAAGCAAGTGCTGGCAAAACCATCATTAGCGCATCTGGCTGCAACCCGTGAACGATCCCAGTGGCAAAAGTAGCAAAACCAATCTTCTTTTTTCCGACTGCTGGGTTTTCAAGTGTCTCGTAAACACTAACATCACACTCACCATTTTCTAAGGCAACACATGGGGTAGGAACCTCTGAAGCTTCTCTTATACCCATTGCCCCAATAACAAGCAACGTTAAGCCCACCACTCTTGTACCCCAAGTCCGGATGATTTCAATGTGAAGGCGATCCTTTAGAAGTAAAAATAGTAATCCAAAGATAACCTGACCAGCATCATGACCACAACCCCATAGAGCTCCAACAACAGCACTTTCCATTCGAGTGCGGCCAATTGATAGTGGAGCCAAAGCAGCTAGGTGGTCAGGCCCTGATAGGGTATGTAAGCAACCAGCAAAGAAACCAGTCCATGCACTACTTAGTAATTCAGTACGGAGTACTCCACCCCCGACTGCAGCAGCTGCAGTTCCACTGGCTTTAGCACCAGCTTGAAAGGTTGCAAAAGCTGCTGGTGCAAAAATTGGTTGGATTAAGAACATGATAATGGCAGAGAGTGCTATATATGTCCCTGCTGTGATTGCCTGAAACATGtgtagaataaaaaaaactgtTGGTACTCTTCGTCAATAAACAGGACTACACCACTTCCAGTTTCCACATAGAATCTTATTCCTTATAAACTGCAAATGCCATGCTGAATGTGACAAAATGCATGACAAAAGTGTCCCACTGCCATGGGATGCATGCTTTGTACATGGATGTTCACATTAAATTACATGTATTCATAATTTATGCCACGCTTCCTCTAATCCATCGATATCTCAGAATTACACTGATCATCATTAGTGGATgattcaaaatttccaaatgcaTGAATTCCCTCGGTTATACTTACGATAAAAGATTCCACATTCAGCCACTAGCAATGACTATAGTGTAATACTAACAGTACTAAAATTTTAGCTTCCATATGCTACTGTTGTACACCAGCAAAGCAGAACTTACCTAATTCATGAAcaagaaattgtgaaaatagtaTACACTT from Gossypium raimondii isolate GPD5lz chromosome 1, ASM2569854v1, whole genome shotgun sequence harbors:
- the LOC105785922 gene encoding chloroplast protein FOR GROWTH AND FERTILITY 2 — translated: MERLLYSSSPTPLEISRKPSPSLSRLARFDSPTLGFVPSLTRPQLRRFISISCKADNNPSHFSYPLSNPSNELPSIGSPRVDSANGSTPTSNFLELVAIKASAQRKAITAGTYIALSAIIMFLIQPIFAPAAFATFQAGAKASGTAAAAVGGGVLRTELLSSAWTGFFAGCLHTLSGPDHLAALAPLSIGRTRMESAVVGALWGCGHDAGQVIFGLLFLLLKDRLHIEIIRTWGTRVVGLTLLVIGAMGIREASEVPTPCVALENGECDVSVYETLENPAVGKKKIGFATFATGIVHGLQPDALMMVLPALALPSRVAGAAFLIMFLLGTVVAMGSYTVFIGSCSQALKDRIPRITEKLTWASSLVAIALGVAIIVSQFFGFSLY
- the LOC105785923 gene encoding probable CDP-diacylglycerol--inositol 3-phosphatidyltransferase 2 — encoded protein: MPNNKSKPRPSRMSVYLYIPNIIGYIRILLNCYAFAICFSSKRLFAALYFLSFVCDAVDGWCARKFNQASTFGAVLDMVTDRISTACLLVILSQVYRPSLVFLSLLALDIASHWLQMYSSFLVGKASHKDVKDSSNWLFKLYYGNRMFMGYCCVACEVLYIALFLISSKHTENLMDVVVTTLKQGSPLSLLVAISLLGCSIKQVINIIQMKTAADACVLYDTEKKQKR